AAGGCGAACGGCGGCCTCGACGGCCATGAGCTCCGGGTCATCACCTGCAACGAGGAGAACACCCCCAGCGGAGCGGCCACCTGCGCCCGGCGGGCGGTCAAGGAGGGCGCGGTCGCCGTCGTCGGCTCGTACAGCCAGCACGGCGACGCCTTCATGGCCCCGCTGGAGGCCGCGGGCATCCCCTTCATCGGCGGATACGGCATTTCCGAGGAAGAGTTCAGCAGCTACCTCTCCTACCCCGTCAACGGCGGGCAGGCGGCGCTCCTGGCCGGCAACGGCCAGCAGCTCGCGGACGTCTGCGGCAAGGTCTCGCTGGTACGGCCCAACTCCCTGGCGGGCGACGAACTCCCCGGCCTCCTCAACGCCGGTCTGGCGCAGGGCAACGGGCGCGAGTCCACGGACATCCTGGCAGCGGAGGACGCGACCGACTTCACGGCGCAGGCCAAGCAGGCGCGCAAGAAGGCCGACGGACTGACCGGCTCCGGTACAGCGTCGGGTTCGGAGTCGGAGTCGGACGACCGTCCCGGCTGTGTCACGGCCGCGCTCGGCGACCGCACCGAGACCTTCGTCGACTCCTTCCGGCGACTGCCCGAGGACAACCGGAAGATCCGGATCTCCTCCGTCGTGGGCAGCGTCGGCCAGCCGCTCATCGACCGCACGGGCGGCCGCAACGGTCCGCTGGAGGGCGCGTACATCACCGGCTGGTACCCGGACGCGGCCGATCCGCGCTGGGGAGAGATGCAGAAGGTGATCCGTGCGCACGCCTTCGGCGACAACCTGATCGACTCGGCCGACGCGGGCGTACAGACCACCTGGATCGGGTACACCGTGCTGAAGACGGCCATCAAGTCGCTCAACACGGATGAGATCACGCCGTCGAAGATCGCGCGGGCCCTCGACGACGGGGTGCGGGTGCCGACCGGCGGCCTCACGCCGACGCTGCGCTGGGACTACGACGACATGCTCGGCGCGCCCGGCTTCCCGCGGATCGTCAACCGGGGCGTGACGTTCCAAGTGGTTCGCGACGGACGGCTGGTGGCCCAGAAGCCGGGCTTCGTGGACGTCAGCAAGACGCTGTCGAAGTCCGCGTCCGAAGGCTGACGGAAGCGCCCCCTCGACTCGCGTCAGCTCTCAGATCCGGTCAGCGGGGCCGCCGTCGCGGCCCCGCCCGCTGAACCCCGCGACTACAGCTGCTCGCTGCGGCGCTCCGTGAGCCCGTACGTGCCGGCGATGGTGTTCCACAGCCCGGAGGCTTCCTTCTTGGCCTTGGTGGCCTCACCGCTGGCCCGGTTGGCCAACCCGGTCTGCCCGGTGTTGCGCGCCTTGCCGTCCTTGCAGCCCTTCCTGCCCTTGACCTGCTGCGCCCAGGCCGCGTAGTGGTCGTCGGCCGAGGCGGACGCCTGCCACGCCCTGGTGAGGGAGGCGGTCAGCGCGGCGTGGTCGGGCAGCTTGTCGACGGTCAGGCCCTCGAGCCGGGTCACCAGACCGCGCCGCTGCACGGCGGCGGCCTGCAGATCGGTGGTCGCCTGGTCCAGGTTCTCGCACTGCTTGATGTTCTCCACCGAGCTGATGACGCTGGCGCGGCTGTTGTTGCTGTCGGCGAGGAGCTTGTCGAGCGCCTCGGCCTGCACCTTGCCGGGGTCGGCCGCGGCCTGGGGGGAGTTGCTGGGGGCCTCGGAGCTCGCGGCGACGTTCTTGCCGGTGCCGGGGTCGTCCTTCTTGTCCCCGCTGGTGAACATCACGGCGCTGATGCCTATGCCGAGGACGGCGCAGCCGACGACGACGGCGGCGATGACCGGCACGCGCGAGGACTTGCGCCGACCGTGCTCGGGCTCGGGGGCCTGGGGCTCGTACTGCGGCTGCTGGTACTGCTGTTGCTGCTGATACTGAGGCTGCTGTTGCTGGTACGGGGGCTGCCGACGCGGCTGCCGTTCACCGACCGGGGCCTCGAAGCGGGGCAACTGCGCCGTGGCGTCCACGGGTTGGGCCGCGGGCCCGTCCGTACGGAAGAGGCTGTCGAACTCGGCGGGCGGCTGCCGTTCACCGGGCGCCCCGGGCCGGACCCCGAAGGGCGCGGCACTGGGTGCGGCCGGTACGGGCGCGATGTACTGCGTGGCCTCGACGTCGGGCCCCGAGACGGGGCCGGGCATGGCACCGGGCAGCGGTCCCTGCCCGGCACCGGTCCCGAGGAACTGGGTGGACTCGGCGGGAGTCTCGGGCGGCAGCACCCCGGGCCCGCCGGCCGCGACGGGCGGGATGAACTGGGTGGCGTCGGAGTCACCGAAGCCGGGTACCGCCGGGGGCAGGGCGTGCGGCATGGGCTGAGGGGGCAGGGCGTGCGGAGGCTGTCCCTGCGGGGGCAGAGCCTGGGGCGGCTGTGCGTGCGGGGGCAGGGCATGCGAAGCCGGTCCCTGCGGAGGCATAGGCTGCGCATGCGCGCCGTACCCGGCCTGCGGGGCCTGGCCGTAGCCCGCCTGCCCGGCCTGCGGGGCATCGCCGTAGCCTCCCTGCCCGGCTTGTGAGGCCTCTCCGTACCCGCCCTGCGACACGTCTCCGTAGCCACCCTGCGGGGCCTGGCCGTAGCCCGCCTGCCCGCCCTGCGAGAACTCGCCGTAGCCACCCTGCCCGGCCTGCGGCACCTCGCCGTAGCCCTGAGCATGCTGTCCGTGCTGCCCTGGCTGCTGTACGGGCTGCCCTGGCTGCTGTCCGTACGGCCCCGGCGCCTGCTGCGGTCCCCACGGCTCACCCCAGGGCTGTCCGCCCGCCGGAGCCACCTGTTCGTCGGTGGCGCCCGGTATCCAGGGCTCACTGCCGTCGGCGGGCAGCACGACGCCTTCGTGCGCGGGGCGCACAGCAGGAAACTGCTGCTCGTCGCCCTGACCGCTTTGCGTCACCGGGACTCCTACGTGTGGACCTACGGAACCGTCGGTTCACGCTACCGGGTGGCTCTGCCGCTCCGCACACACGCGTGGGGGCCGTAACAAGATGCGGACCTAAGACGCTGTTGAGGGGCCGCCCAAAGCCCGCAAAAGCCCCACGCCCCCACGCGTTCACACGCTCACGCGCTCACGCCGCCTGGATCTCCAGCCGCGCCCCGAACTCACGGACCGCCGGCTCCTCGGCGTACGGCTCCAGTCGTTGCTGCAGGTCGTCAAGGTACTCCGCGCCCCGGCTCGAGCGCAGCCGCCCCAGCAGCTCCGCCGCGCGCGCGCCCGTGTGACAGGCCTGCTCCACCTCCCGCTGCTGGACCTGTGCCGTGGCCAACAGCACAAGGCCGATCGCCCGCCGCCTGGCCCGCGACTCCGGGTGGCCGTCCAGCGCGTCCGTCGCGTGGTGCGCCGCCGCCTCCGCCTGCCCCAGGTCGCGGTAGCAGTGCGCCAGCTCGTCCGCCAGATACGCGTGGTCGAAGTGGGCGATCCAGGCCGGGTCGTCCCCCGCCGAGGGCTCGGCCCGCTCGAGCGCGGCCAGCGCCTTGCCTGCCACCTCGTGGCAGGTGTGGGCGTCCCCGAGCAGGGCGTGTCCGCGCGCCTCGGCGGCGTAGAACATCGCCTCGGCTCGCGGTGTGACCCGCCCCCGGGCGCCTTCCTGCGCGGCCCGGGCCAGCTGCGCGATCTCCCGCGGGTTCCCCAGCTGCGCGGCCAGATGACTCATGGAGGCGGCCAGCACATACCCGCCGTACCCACGGTCCCCCGCCGCCTGGGCGAGGCGCAGTGCCTGGATGTAGTAGCGCTGGGCGAGCCCCGGCTGGCCGGTGTCGATGGCCATGTACCCGGCGAGCTCGGTCAGCCGCGCGACCGCTGAGAACAGTTCGCGGCCGACGGATTCGCGGTACGAGCCCGAGAGCAGCCCCGAGACCACGCTGTTCAGGTAGTGCACGACGACCGGCCGGACGTGGCCGCTGCCGAAGCGGTGGTCCAGCTCGGTGAGCGCGCTCGTCATCGCCCGTACCGCTTCGACGTCCGAGGTGCCGACCCGCGCCCCCGCCGTACGCGCGACCTGGGTGTCCGCACCCGTGATCAGCCAGTCGCGGCTCGGCTCGACGAGCGCGGAGGCCGCGACCGTGGAGCCGGACAGGAAGTCGCGGCGGCCGACGTCGCTGCGCCACAGCTCGCAGACCTGCTCGATCGCGCCGAGCACGGTCGGCGAGAACTGCAGGCCGACCCCGGAGGCGAGATTCTTGCCGTTCGCCATGCCGATCTCGTCGATCGTGACCGTACGGCCGAGCTTGCGGCCCAGCGCCTCGGCGATGATTCCCGGGGCCCGCCCGCGCGGCTGCTGCCCGCGCAGCCAGCGCGCCACCGACGTCTTGTCGTAGCGCAGGTCCAACCCGCGCTCCGTACCGACCATGTTGACGCGACGGGCGAGTCCGGCGTTGGAACACCCGGCTTCCTGGATGAGCGCCTGCAGCCGTTCGTTCGGCTGACGGGCGACGAGAGGCCTGGCTGCCATGAAAACCCCCTGAGGCCGTGGTGATCCATGGAGTGATCACTGCCCGGCTGATATGCGGAGAATGCAGACTTGGACGGTGTTGGTCGGTTTTTGCCGTACGTAGTGGCATTGGCGCAGCAGCATTGACGCGCATTTCCGAGCGGCATCGACGTCTTCCCGAATCGCGACGCGTCCCCCGTGCGTGACGCCCCCTGCGTGTGGCTACCCGCCCATCGCGGCGCGGCCTCATGCGCGCCCCCGCCCGTGCACCCATGCGCCCCGTGTGCAGGATCGATGCTCCAGGCCCCGCCGCAGGAGGCCCGTAACCCAAGGTGACGGCGGGAGTTGAGTGTGTCGTGGAAGAGACCATCGCAGTCACGGAAGCCGTACACATCCCCCAGCAGCGAGGCGCGCAGCTGCTGGACAATGCCGTGCGGTACGCGGAAGAGCGGCACTGGGACGTGTTCCCCGGCACCTGGCTGGAGGCGGTGCACGGCGAGGAACGGTGCTCGTGCGGCGACGCCGCCTGCGCCTCGCCCGGCGCCCACCCGGCCAGGCCGGACTGGGCGAACCAGGCGACCGGCAGCGGGGTGGCCGCGCGCCGGCTGTGGTCCAAGCAGCCCAAGGCGTCGATCCTGTTGCCGACGGGACGTACCTTCGACGCTCTCGACGTCCCGGAGTCGGCCGGCTTCCTGGCGCTGGCGCGCCTGGAGCGGATGGACCTCCCGCTCGGCCCGGTGACCTGCACCCCCGACCGCCGGATGCTGTTCTTCGTACTGCCCGGAGCTGCGCTCAAGGTCCCCGATCTGGTCCGCACACTGGGCTGGACGCCGAGTGCGATCGATCTGATCGCGCGGGGCGAGGGCCACTGTGTGGCGGCGCCGCCGACCCGGATCGGCGGCCATGGCGCGGTGCAGTGGGCCCGCCGCCCGACCCCCGCGAACCGGTGGCTGCCGGACGCCGACGAGCTGATCAGCCCGCTGGCCTACGCATGCGGTCGGGAAGCGGCCGCAGAGCGCACCCGGCGTGGCTGAGCGGCCTGCATAAGGTGGTCCCGTACAGGCGGGTTTACGGGGACACCGAAGGGCAGGGCACCATGCCGGACCGGGCACTTGGAGCCGACGAGGCGGGCGGAGCGCGAACGGCGCCGCCCGCCGTTCGTGTTGAGGGCTTGTGGAAGCGGTTCGGCGAGCAGATCGCGGTCGCGGGCATCGATCTCACGCTGCCCGCGGGCAAGTTCATCGGCCTGGTCGGCCCGAACGGCGCCGGCAAGACGACAACCCTGTCGATGGCGACCGGCCTGCTGCGCCCGGACCAGGGCCGGGTGGAGGTGGCGGGCCACGACGTGTGGCGCGACCCGGTCGGGGTCAAGTCCCGTATCGGCGTACTGCCCGAGGGGCTGCGCCTCTTCGAGCGTCTCTCGGGCCGCGAGCTCCTCGCGTACAGCGGGCGGCTGCGGGGCCTGCCCGGCGACGAGGTCGACAAGCGGGCCATGCAGCTCCTGGACGTGCTGGACCTGGCGGGTGCGCAGCACAAGCTGGTCGTCGACTACTCGACGGGCATGCGGAAGAAGATCGGGCTGGCGGCGGCGCTCCTGCACAACCCCGAAGTGCTGTTCCTGGACGAGCCGTTCGAGGGTGTCGACCCGGTGTCCGCGCAGACGATCCGCGGGGTGCTCGAGCGGTACACCGAATCGGGCGCGACTGTCGTCTTCTCCAGCCATGTGATGGAGCTGGTGGAGTCGCTGTGCGACTGGGTGGCCGTGATGGCGGCGGGCCGGATCCGCGCGCAGGGGCCGCTGGCGGAGGTACGGGGCGACGCACCGTCGCTGCAGAACGCGTTCCTGGAGCTGGTGGGCGCGAACGGCCGGGACACCGGGGAGTCGCTGGACTGGCTCGGCGGCGGCAGCCGGTGAGCACCGCGAGCACCCTGAACACGGGGACCCTGACCCCCATTTTCGTCCGGCTCAAGCTGTCGCTGCTGCGCAACGGGCTGCGGCAGTCGTCCGGCCGCCGGGCCGCGTACATCGCCTCGATCGTCGTCACGCTGCTCTTCGCGGCGGGCCAGCTCATCGGCCTGATCGCACTGCGCGGCAACGATCACGCGGACTCGGTCGTGGTGCTGCTGACGGCGGTGCTGGCGCTCGGCTGGGCGTTCATGCCGCTGTTCTTCCCCAGCGGCGACGAGACGCTGGATCCGACGCGTCTGGTGATGCTGCCGCTGCACCCGAGGCCGCTGGTCTCGGCGCTGCTGGTGTCCTCGCTGGTGGGCATCGGACCGCTGTTCACGCTCTGCCTGGCGGTGGGTTCGGCGTTCGCGCTCGCCCACGGGGCCTTCGCCGTTGTCGTCTCCGTCGTCGGCGCCACGCTCACCCTGCTGGTGTGCGTGGCGCTGGCGCGGGCGGTCGCGGCGGCCAACATCCGCCTGCTGACCTCCCGCAAGGGCCGCGACCTGGCGGTCCTCAGCGGTCTGGTGATCGCGATCGGCATCCAGGTCGTCAACTTCGGCGCCCAGCGCCTGGGCGACGCGGGCGGCCTCTCGGCGCTCGACCCGGCGGCGCGGATCGCACGGTGGCTGCCGCCGGCGTCGGCGATCGGCGCGATGGACTCGGCGAGCGAGGGCGCGTACGCGACGGCGCTCACCCAACTCGCCCTGGCCGCACTCGCGCTGATCCTCCTGCTCCGCTCCTGGCAGCGCAGTCTGACGAAACTGATGACGTCCCCCGACGGCTCGACGCTGGCGGCGGCGTCCGAGCCGACGCGCAAGGAGTCCGCGACCGGTCTGCACCGGCTGCTGCCCGAGGGCCGTACGAGCACGGTCATGCAGCGCAGCCTGCGCTACGTGTGGCGGGACCCGAAGACCAAGGCGGCGTGGGTGACGGCGCTGGCGATCGGCCTGATCGTGCCGTTGTTCAACGCCCTTCAGGGGACGGGCTCGATCTACTTCGCGTGCTTTGCGGCGGGGATGCTCGGCATCCAGATGTACAACCAGTTCGGCCAGGACACCTCGGCCTTCTGGATGGTGGCGCTGACGATCTCGTCGACGAGGGACGCGTACATCGAACTGCGCGCCCGCGCCCTGGCGTTGCTGGTGATCACCCTCCCGTACACGGCCGTGGTGGTGGCCCTCACCGCGGCCCTGCTGGGCGACTGGCAGGCGCTCCCGGAGGTGCTGGGCCTGTCCTTCGCGCTGCTCGGCGCGATGCTGGCGACGGGGGCGGTGGCCTCGGCCCGCTTCCCCTACTCGATCCCACAGGACAGCGCGTACAAGAACGTCGCCCCGGGGCAGGTCGGGCTCGCCTGGATCTCGATCTTCGGCGGCATGATCTCGGCGGCGGTGCTGTGCGCGCCGGTGATCGCCCTGACGATCTGGCTGCATGCCTCCAACTCCCAGTCGGCGCTGTGGCTGCTGCTGCCGGTGGGAGCTGCGTACGGGACGCTGATCGGGTGGGCGGGGATACGGATGGCGGCGCCGCAGACGGCGAACCGGCTGCCGGAGATCCTGGCGGCGGTCAGCAAGGGGTGAGACGCGGCGTGGCCGTCAGGCGCTTCGCACGTGTGACGTAGCGTTACGGCCATGTCGACACCGCCTCCGAACCCTTACACGCAGCCGCAGTTCCCGCAGCATCCCCAGCAGGGGTACGGGGCTCAGCCCCCGTACCCGCAGCAGGGTTTCGGACAGCAGCCGTACCCGGGACAGCAGCCGTACCCCGGTCCGGGTGGTCCCGGGCACGGCTGGGGCGGGCCGCCGATGCCGCCGCCGAAGAAGGACCACACCGTCCGGAACGTGTTCATCGTGATGGGGTCCATCGCGGGACTGCTGGCGGTCGGCTGGTTCGTGACCAACGTCGTGCGTCCGGCCGGGGAGCGCGGCACAGGTTTCCCGGCGGCCGAGTACCGGCTCAGCGCCCCGGCGACGCTGCTCGACGGAAAGTACAAGCTGGAAGAGGACCTGTCCGACAGCACGCAGGACGACCTGGACGGGATGAGCAAGGCCAACGTCCGCGACGCCAAGGGCACCGTGGCCCGGTACCTGTCGGAGGCGGACGGCGGCGTGCTGATCCTCTCGGGCATGCACGGCCGTATCAAGGACCCCGAGAAGGCCCGCAGCGGCATGCTGAAGGGCGCGGGGGACGCGAAGGGCTCGACGATCGCCGTACCGCCCGCGGACTTCACTCCGGCGGGTTCGGACGTCACCGTGAGCTGCCAGGTGGTGACGTCGGAGCAGGCGGGGGAAACGAACAGCTTCCCCATGTGCGCCTGGGCCGACGGGAACACCAGCGCGGCGGTGGCCATGACCAGCGTCAAGACGGCGAAACAGGACCCGGAGTCCTTCGACCTGAAGGCGGCGGCGGAGGCGACGCTGAAGGTGCGTACGGAGACCCGTCAGCCGATCGGCTGACGGGCGGGTGCCGCACGGCGGGGCAACGTACACCCCTGATCGCTCAGTTCGCGCTGTTCATCGGTGCGCTCAGTGCGCTCGGTTCGCTCGGTTCGCTCGGTTGCGATTAGCACCCGTATACGGTCCTCCTCGCTTGCGGACCGCACCACCACCGCCGCGGCCCCTCACCGAGCGACGCTTTCCAGTCGAAGCGGGCTTTGCACGCTAGGAACCGTCCGGGCATCCGTACAGGTCAGGCGATAGTTTTACCTTGCACCACCGAAGATCGTCCACATGGTGGACGCCAGGCCGCACCCGCCCCGAGCTGCCCGAACGACCATTCGGTCACCCTCGCGCGAACGTACGCGGCTGGAAAGAGGCGATCGAAGTGCACTCACTGTCCGCATACGCAAGACTCCCGACCGCAATCACCCCCTGAGCGAAGGAGTTTCACACATGCGTTACATCCCCAACACGATCGCCGCGACCGCCACGGTAGCTGCCCTCGTCCTGAGCGGCACCGCGGCCATGGGCGTGGCACAGGCGCAGCCCGCCCAGCCGGCCGCCCTGTACGCCCCCTCCGCCCTGGTGCTCACAGTCGGCATGGGCGAGGAGTCCGCGACCGCGACCGTCGAGCGCGCCGTCACCCTGAACTGCACCCCGCGGGCCAACGGCACGCACCCCACGCCCGCGGCGGCGTGTACGGAACTGCGGTCCGTGGACGGGGAGTTCGCCGAGCTCACCGAGTCGACGTCGCAGAAGATGTGCACGCGCGAGTGGAACCCCGTCGTGATCACCGCCACCGGCGTATGGCAGGGCAAGCACGTCACCTGGTCGGCCACGTACCCCAACGCATGCGAGATGCGGGGCAGCCTGGCCGAGGGCGCGGTCTTCGCCTTCTGACCCGCCTCCGCGAGGCCGGTGGCTCACCCCCGCCGCAGACGCGCACGACGTCGCCCCGGCCTCGCTGATCGCCCGGCCGTTGCCGCCACGGCTGACGGCGATCCCCCCAGCCCCTAGCACCGAGCACCGAGCACCGAGCACCAACGCACCCCCGGCACAGGCGCCTCAGGGCGTCAGCACACCGTCCAGGAACGGCTCTACCGCCGTCCGCCAGCCCTCCGGCTGGTCGTAGTGCACCAAGTGACCGGCATCCGCCACCTCCGCGTACTCGCCCCGCGGCAGCACCCGCACCATCTCCTGGGCCTCCGCGCGGCCCAGTTCGCCGTCAAGGCCGCGGAGCACCAGAGTTGGGCACTGGACTTGGGCCAGCTCCTCCCAGTGGGCGTCGTGGACCCACGTTTCGCGGGAAGTGAGCATCTGGCGGCGGGAGAAGACGGGGCGCCAGCCGTCGGCGCTCTCCGCCATCACCTCCGTGTAGAACTCACCGCGGGACGGGCTCGGGCGCTCCACCCAGGGGTCGTCCTCGCCGAACCACTTGCGGACGTCCGCCAGGGTCGCGAAGGGCAGCGGCCAGGAGCGGAACCAGTCGCCCCACTCGCGCTGGGAGGCCGCGCCCAGGGCCGATGCGCGCATATCGCAGATGATCAGGGCCCGGACCAGATCGGGGCGCTTGGCCGCGAGCTGCCAGGCGGTGAGGGCGCCCATCGAGTGGCCGATCAGGGTCACCGGGGCGAGGTTCAGCTGTTCGATCGCGGCCTCGGCGTCCGCGACATACGCCTCGCGGGTGAACGGGCCCTCCGCCGGCTTGTCGCTGCGGCCGTGTCCCCGCTGGTCGAGCGCGATCGCCCGGTGTCGCTCGGCCAGCCAGCGGGCCGTGGATGCCCAGTGCGCGGCACGGCCCATCAGGCCGTGGAGCAGTAAGACCCCCGGGGCGTGCTCCGCCTCGCCACGACCCTTGGGGGGGTCGGCAAACTCCCAGGCAGCCAGGCTTACGCCGTGGGCTCCGGTTACGTCGATGCGCCGCACCATCTGACCTGGCACCCCCTTCTCTCCCCCGGTGGTCGAACTTGTCGAGTCCCGCCAGACTATCGAACCTTTATTCGAAAGAGCGGGTCTGGCGCGCAACACCCCTCGTTCGAGTGACCACGCTCAAGGATTGACTCTCGTGGCCGAGGGGAGATCTTCTGCGGGAGGCGGGCCGCTCGGGGATGAGGGTCCGAGGGGATTGACCCTGGGAGCTCGGGGCTCCGGGTCAGCACAGGGGAGGACAGGCCCCGGCGCCCATGGGCGCCGGGGCCCTCCTGTGAGTACGGGACATGCGGCCGGTCGAGCAGCGCGCCATGCGGGCGCACGAGCCGCGCGACATGCGGTCGGACATGCAGCCGGACATGCGGTCGGACATGCGCGGCGTACGGGGCATGGCAGTACAGCTGGGCGCGGTGCTGTGCGCGCTGGGCGTACGACGGGCGCATACCCTGATCCTCCCCCTGGCTTCGCCGGATGGACCCCACCCCGGCCATGGGTCATATGCCTCAGCCACAGCCTGGCACGCGATTCGCCCGGGCGCTGCCATTCCGGACGGAAAGCGTTATCCGGCGGACCCGGAACGGCCCGGAACGGCCCCGGGAGGCGCGCTCAGAACGCTGCGAGGCCGCACAGCCCCATGGCCACCGCGGCTACCGCGGCTACTGCTTGGCGACGAACACATGCGAGGCCACATCGGCCTCCAGCTCGGCCGCCTCACCACTGCTGCCCACGAGCACCCCGCCCGCGGACTCCGTCACGCTCACCACCGAGCCGGGCTGCACGCCCGCCCGCCGCAGCGTGTACATCAGCTGGGCGTCCGTCTGGATCGGCTCGCCGATCCGCCGTACGACGACGGTCTTGCCGTCCACACCTGGGTCCAGGTCCGCCAGCGAGACCATGTTGTCGTCCAAGAACGGGTCGGCCTCCGCCTTCTCGCCCAGCTCCTCCAGGCCCGGAATCGGGTTCCCGTACGGCGACTCCGTCGGGTGGCGCAGCAGCTCGAGCACCCGCCGCTCCACCGCCTCGCTCATCACGTGCTCCCAGCGACACGCCTCCGCGTGGACCTGCTCCCACTCCAGGCCGATCACGTCGACGAGCAGGCACTCGGCCAGCCGGTGCTTGCGCATCACGCGCGTCGCCAGCCGCCTGCCCTCGTCCGTCAGCTCCAGGTGGCGGTCGCCCGCGACCGTCACCAGGCCGTCGCGTTCCATCCGCGCCACGGTCTGGCTGACCGTCGGACCGCTCTGGTCGAGCCGCTCCGCGATTCGGGCGCGCATGGGCACCACACCTTCCTCTTCGAGCTCGAGGATGGTGCGGAGATACATCTCCGTCGTGTCAATCAGTCCGGACATACGTGCCCCTCGATGCAATCGTGCGGTGCGGCCCCGACTCAAGTCTGACGCATCCCACTGACAACCGTGCCGTGCCGGGGAAAGCCGGTCGGGAAGCTCGTAGGGAAGCCTGTCGACGAACCCGTACGAAAGCACGTACGAGGGCCCGTACGGGAGCCCACCGGTGGGGCCGTATTGACAGGGCAATGGTCCAGACCGCAACGTGATCCGCGGCACGGGTATTCCCGCTGTGTTCCATGCCTTCCCTGCGTACCTCCCGGAAAGGGCTCGGCGATGAGCGAGAGCAAGCTGGCCGGTCAGTTCTTCGACGCTGCGATCGGTCTGCTGCAGCGCGTACGGGACGAGGAGTCCGCGAACATCGCCGCCGCCGGCGCCGCCATCGCCGACACCGTCGCAGCGAACGGCCGGCTCTTCGCGTTCGGCGCCGGTCACTCCTCCCTCGCAGCCCAGGACGTCGTCTACCGGGCCGGCGGCCTCGCCCTGATGAACCTGCTCGCCGTGCCCGGCGTGGTGGGTATCGACGTGATGCCCGCGACGCTGGGCTCGGCGCTGGAGCGCGTGGACGGGCTCGCGGGCGCGGTCCTCGACTCCTCGCCGGCCAAGGCCGGCGACCTCCTCGTGATCATCTCCCTCTCCGGGCGCAACGCGCTCCCCGTCGAGATGGCGATGAACGCCCGCGCGCTCGGCCTCAAGGTCATCGGCGTGACCTCGGTGGCGTACGCGGAGGGCACCAAGGCCCGGCACGTCTCCGGCACCTTCCTCAGGGACCACTGCGACATCGTCCTCGACTCCAAGATCGCGATCGGCGACGCGGAGCTCACCCACGAAGGCATCGAGGCGCCCTTCGCGCCCGCGTCGACCGTCGTCACCAGTGCCCTGATGCAGGCGACGATGGCCGCGGCGGCGGAGCAGCTCGTGGAGCGGGGCATCGAGCCGCCGCTGCTGCGGTCGGGGAACGTGGACGGCGGGCACGAGTGGAATGGGCGCGTGATGAACGAGTACGGGGACCGGATCTTCTTCCGGCACTAAGCGGCCCCGGGGACACCGCTTAGGCCGTAGAGAATCTGCTCAATCGAGGACTGCGGTGGCTTCGATCTCCACCAGATGGTCAGGTACGTCCAGTGTCGCCACGCCGATCAGCGAGGCCGGCGGGACCGGGGTGACCCCCAGCTTCGCGGACGCCCGAGCGATCCCGTCGAGGAGCTGGGGCATCTTGTCGGGGGTCCAGTCGACGACGTAGACGGTCAGTTTCGCCACGTCGTCGAAGGAGCCGCCGACCTCGGCCAGGGCGGTGGCGATGTTGACGTAGCACTGCTCGACCTGAGCGGCGAGGTCGCCTTCGCCGACCGTGACCCCATCGGCATGCCAGGCGACCTGCCCCGCGATGAAGACCAGTTTCGTCCCCGTCGCGATGGACACCTGCCGGTAGACATCGATCTTGGGCAATCCGCTGGGGTTCACCAGAGTGATGGCCATGCTGCCTGCCTCCTTGTCATGAGCGCTTTGGGCTCGCTGCCACCGGACCAAGACGTTCTCTTGGTCTCTTGTGGTTACTGGGAAACCGTAGGAGAGTGAGCGCTGACATGGAAGAACGCACTTTTCAGTGACTGGGGAACCTGATGGTGACCAAGCAGTTCACGGGCTCGCCCGACGAAGCGGACCTGAGGCGCGCGGACTCTCTGGCGCGGGAGATCTTCTCGGACGTCGCCAACAAGTGGGCGCTCCTGATCATTGAGGCTCTGGGGGAGCGCACCCTGCGCTTCGGCGAGCTGCGG
The Streptomyces lunaelactis genome window above contains:
- a CDS encoding transcriptional regulator, whose protein sequence is MAARPLVARQPNERLQALIQEAGCSNAGLARRVNMVGTERGLDLRYDKTSVARWLRGQQPRGRAPGIIAEALGRKLGRTVTIDEIGMANGKNLASGVGLQFSPTVLGAIEQVCELWRSDVGRRDFLSGSTVAASALVEPSRDWLITGADTQVARTAGARVGTSDVEAVRAMTSALTELDHRFGSGHVRPVVVHYLNSVVSGLLSGSYRESVGRELFSAVARLTELAGYMAIDTGQPGLAQRYYIQALRLAQAAGDRGYGGYVLAASMSHLAAQLGNPREIAQLARAAQEGARGRVTPRAEAMFYAAEARGHALLGDAHTCHEVAGKALAALERAEPSAGDDPAWIAHFDHAYLADELAHCYRDLGQAEAAAHHATDALDGHPESRARRRAIGLVLLATAQVQQREVEQACHTGARAAELLGRLRSSRGAEYLDDLQQRLEPYAEEPAVREFGARLEIQAA
- a CDS encoding transporter — its product is MSTASTLNTGTLTPIFVRLKLSLLRNGLRQSSGRRAAYIASIVVTLLFAAGQLIGLIALRGNDHADSVVVLLTAVLALGWAFMPLFFPSGDETLDPTRLVMLPLHPRPLVSALLVSSLVGIGPLFTLCLAVGSAFALAHGAFAVVVSVVGATLTLLVCVALARAVAAANIRLLTSRKGRDLAVLSGLVIAIGIQVVNFGAQRLGDAGGLSALDPAARIARWLPPASAIGAMDSASEGAYATALTQLALAALALILLLRSWQRSLTKLMTSPDGSTLAAASEPTRKESATGLHRLLPEGRTSTVMQRSLRYVWRDPKTKAAWVTALAIGLIVPLFNALQGTGSIYFACFAAGMLGIQMYNQFGQDTSAFWMVALTISSTRDAYIELRARALALLVITLPYTAVVVALTAALLGDWQALPEVLGLSFALLGAMLATGAVASARFPYSIPQDSAYKNVAPGQVGLAWISIFGGMISAAVLCAPVIALTIWLHASNSQSALWLLLPVGAAYGTLIGWAGIRMAAPQTANRLPEILAAVSKG
- a CDS encoding ABC transporter ATP-binding protein, producing the protein MPDRALGADEAGGARTAPPAVRVEGLWKRFGEQIAVAGIDLTLPAGKFIGLVGPNGAGKTTTLSMATGLLRPDQGRVEVAGHDVWRDPVGVKSRIGVLPEGLRLFERLSGRELLAYSGRLRGLPGDEVDKRAMQLLDVLDLAGAQHKLVVDYSTGMRKKIGLAAALLHNPEVLFLDEPFEGVDPVSAQTIRGVLERYTESGATVVFSSHVMELVESLCDWVAVMAAGRIRAQGPLAEVRGDAPSLQNAFLELVGANGRDTGESLDWLGGGSR
- a CDS encoding ABC transporter substrate-binding protein: MTGWRRSSSPRPSRTSWVRAVCMSTAVAAAGTSLVTGCGVFPGGTGGSREPVTVMTFAPIDTRTTNMPGMPAMAKAYARWAKANGGLDGHELRVITCNEENTPSGAATCARRAVKEGAVAVVGSYSQHGDAFMAPLEAAGIPFIGGYGISEEEFSSYLSYPVNGGQAALLAGNGQQLADVCGKVSLVRPNSLAGDELPGLLNAGLAQGNGRESTDILAAEDATDFTAQAKQARKKADGLTGSGTASGSESESDDRPGCVTAALGDRTETFVDSFRRLPEDNRKIRISSVVGSVGQPLIDRTGGRNGPLEGAYITGWYPDAADPRWGEMQKVIRAHAFGDNLIDSADAGVQTTWIGYTVLKTAIKSLNTDEITPSKIARALDDGVRVPTGGLTPTLRWDYDDMLGAPGFPRIVNRGVTFQVVRDGRLVAQKPGFVDVSKTLSKSASEG
- a CDS encoding bifunctional DNA primase/polymerase, which codes for MEETIAVTEAVHIPQQRGAQLLDNAVRYAEERHWDVFPGTWLEAVHGEERCSCGDAACASPGAHPARPDWANQATGSGVAARRLWSKQPKASILLPTGRTFDALDVPESAGFLALARLERMDLPLGPVTCTPDRRMLFFVLPGAALKVPDLVRTLGWTPSAIDLIARGEGHCVAAPPTRIGGHGAVQWARRPTPANRWLPDADELISPLAYACGREAAAERTRRG